A window of Sphingorhabdus lacus contains these coding sequences:
- the petA gene encoding ubiquinol-cytochrome c reductase iron-sulfur subunit has product MDEGEGVRRRDFIHIATVSFAGVGAVAVAIPLVSQMSASADVLALASIEVDVAAIQPGQAIKTSWRKQPVFIRNLTPVEIEDANKVDAASLRDPQTLAERTQPGKENWLITLGVCTHLGCVPLGAASGEVKGEYGGYFCPCHGSHYDTAARIRKGPAPLNLAVPEYVFLSDTVVKIG; this is encoded by the coding sequence GTGGACGAAGGCGAAGGCGTGCGTCGGCGCGATTTCATACACATCGCAACGGTCAGCTTTGCTGGCGTCGGCGCGGTCGCAGTGGCAATTCCGCTGGTTTCGCAAATGAGCGCAAGCGCAGACGTTCTTGCGCTCGCATCGATCGAAGTCGATGTTGCCGCCATTCAGCCCGGTCAGGCCATCAAGACCAGCTGGCGCAAACAGCCTGTTTTCATCCGCAATCTGACTCCGGTTGAAATTGAAGACGCCAACAAGGTGGATGCCGCTTCCCTTCGCGATCCCCAAACACTCGCAGAGCGCACCCAGCCAGGCAAAGAAAACTGGCTGATCACCCTTGGCGTTTGCACCCATCTCGGTTGCGTTCCTCTTGGTGCCGCATCCGGCGAAGTTAAGGGTGAATATGGCGGCTATTTCTGCCCCTGCCACGGTTCGCACTATGATACTGCCGCACGCATCCGCAAGGGCCCCGCGCCATTGAACCTTGCGGTTCCAGAATATGTATTTCTTTCCGACACAGTCGTAAAAATCGGTTGA
- a CDS encoding response regulator transcription factor, producing MRVVIADDEADVVAFLKSIVEELGHIAVSFADGNKLAQALMRETFDLVILDWNIPGKDGIDLLKWMQTALPEHPPVIMMTNRSAKKDISDALNAGADDYITKPEDRSVVAARINAMLRRNAGAGAFDAEAVYGKYHLNRLDQSVTVNGETITMTAKEFELADLFFRNADRTLSRNYIMETIWRTNAVLATRTLDMHISRVRAKLDLQPENGFRIFTVFGYGYRLETITTSN from the coding sequence ATGCGTGTTGTTATTGCCGATGACGAAGCGGACGTCGTAGCTTTTCTGAAATCGATTGTCGAAGAACTGGGCCATATCGCCGTCAGCTTTGCGGACGGTAACAAATTGGCGCAGGCGCTGATGCGTGAGACATTCGATCTTGTCATACTGGACTGGAACATCCCCGGGAAAGACGGGATTGATCTGCTCAAATGGATGCAGACTGCTTTGCCCGAGCATCCTCCGGTCATCATGATGACCAACCGGTCTGCGAAAAAAGATATTAGCGATGCGCTGAATGCCGGTGCGGATGACTATATCACCAAGCCGGAAGACCGCTCGGTTGTCGCCGCACGGATAAACGCCATGCTCCGCCGCAATGCGGGTGCCGGAGCATTTGATGCAGAGGCGGTTTACGGGAAATACCATCTGAACCGGCTGGACCAAAGCGTCACCGTGAATGGCGAGACCATCACCATGACCGCCAAAGAATTCGAGCTGGCCGATCTGTTTTTCCGCAACGCGGACCGCACATTGTCCCGCAATTACATCATGGAAACGATCTGGCGCACCAATGCCGTGCTCGCTACGCGCACGCTGGACATGCATATTTCGCGTGTCCGCGCCAAGCTTGACCTGCAACCCGAAAACGGATTTCGGATTTTTACCGTCTTCGGTTATGGATACCGTCTGGAAACGATTACAACAAGCAACTGA
- a CDS encoding class II 3-deoxy-7-phosphoheptulonate synthase: protein MATDWTPDSWRNAKGIHMPEYQDAAALAATEETLRNYPPLVFAGEARNLTADLAKVVEGKAFLLQGGDCAESFAEFHPNNIRDTFRVILQMAVVLTFAGKVPVVKLGRMAGQFAKPRSTPTEKIGDVELPSYFGDIINDIEFNAEGRAPDPARMVRAYSQAASTLNLLRAFSNGGYANLQQVHAWTHDYMGRSPWAQKYKETADRIGEALAFMEACGITPETVPQIKGTSFYTSHEALLLPYEQAMTRQDSLTGRWYDTSAHFLWIGDRTRFEGSAHVEYLRGIGNPIGIKCGPSLEPDALLRMLDTLNPSREAGRMTLISRYGYDKVESGLPKLVRAVQREGHPVIWSCDPMHGNVVKSASGYKTRPFERILAEVRGFFAVHRAEGSFGGGIHIEMTGQNVTECTGGAVAVTDEGLADRYHTHCDPRLNAAQSLELAFLLAEMLNQELNERAKQAA from the coding sequence ATGGCGACAGATTGGACGCCGGACAGTTGGAGAAACGCAAAGGGCATTCACATGCCCGAATATCAGGATGCAGCTGCGCTTGCGGCCACTGAGGAGACCTTGCGTAATTATCCGCCGCTGGTCTTTGCAGGAGAGGCCCGCAACCTGACCGCTGATCTTGCCAAGGTCGTCGAAGGCAAAGCCTTTTTGCTTCAGGGCGGCGACTGCGCCGAAAGCTTTGCCGAGTTCCATCCGAACAATATTCGCGATACCTTCCGCGTCATCCTGCAGATGGCTGTCGTTCTGACCTTTGCGGGCAAGGTTCCCGTGGTCAAACTCGGCCGCATGGCAGGCCAATTTGCCAAGCCACGTTCCACACCTACCGAAAAGATTGGTGATGTCGAATTACCAAGCTATTTCGGGGACATAATCAACGACATTGAATTCAATGCTGAAGGTCGGGCGCCCGATCCGGCGCGTATGGTCCGCGCCTATAGCCAGGCGGCATCGACGCTGAACCTGCTGCGGGCGTTCTCCAACGGGGGCTATGCCAATTTGCAGCAGGTGCATGCATGGACCCATGATTATATGGGACGCTCGCCATGGGCGCAGAAATATAAGGAAACGGCGGACCGTATCGGCGAAGCCTTGGCCTTTATGGAAGCCTGCGGAATCACCCCCGAAACCGTACCCCAGATCAAGGGCACCAGTTTCTACACCAGTCATGAAGCGCTGTTGTTGCCCTATGAGCAAGCCATGACACGTCAGGACAGCTTAACGGGTCGGTGGTACGATACCTCGGCCCATTTCCTGTGGATCGGCGATCGCACCCGCTTTGAAGGTTCGGCCCATGTCGAATATCTGCGCGGCATCGGCAATCCGATCGGGATCAAATGTGGACCAAGTCTGGAACCTGATGCTTTGCTGCGGATGCTCGACACATTGAACCCGTCGCGCGAAGCGGGCCGGATGACGCTGATCTCGCGCTATGGCTATGACAAGGTGGAAAGCGGATTGCCCAAGCTGGTCCGTGCCGTTCAACGCGAAGGCCATCCCGTAATCTGGTCCTGTGACCCGATGCACGGCAATGTGGTCAAGTCCGCTAGCGGGTATAAAACCCGTCCGTTCGAACGGATATTGGCCGAAGTGCGCGGTTTCTTTGCTGTCCATCGGGCAGAGGGCAGTTTTGGCGGCGGTATTCATATCGAAATGACCGGTCAGAATGTAACGGAATGCACGGGCGGTGCAGTCGCGGTTACCGACGAAGGCCTGGCCGACCGGTACCACACCCACTGCGATCCACGGCTTAATGCGGCACAGTCGCTTGAACTGGCGTTTTTGCTCGCCGAAATGTTGAATCAGGAACTGAACGAACGCGCCAAACAAGCCGCATGA
- a CDS encoding EF-hand domain-containing protein, with product MDRTKIIAAVLAASLTTAALYAAPGMKADADGDKIVTKTEALAQADARFAKMDVNGDGTLNSADRTAMAKKHFAEMDSDKNGAISETEFLAAHEARIAERRDRHVQRAGQSNGDAKGHRPERHMGGHGRGGMKMLALADSNGDKAVTQAEFRKAAEVRFAKADTDNDGTITAAERKSMRKDRWDRRPPPPESGAK from the coding sequence ATGGATAGGACAAAAATTATAGCAGCTGTGCTTGCAGCCTCGCTGACAACCGCAGCGCTTTACGCAGCTCCCGGAATGAAAGCGGATGCTGACGGTGACAAGATCGTGACCAAAACGGAAGCGCTTGCGCAGGCAGATGCGCGCTTCGCCAAAATGGACGTAAATGGTGACGGTACGCTAAACAGCGCGGATCGTACTGCGATGGCTAAAAAGCATTTTGCAGAAATGGACAGCGACAAAAATGGCGCTATCAGTGAAACCGAATTTTTGGCTGCCCATGAAGCACGCATAGCGGAACGCAGAGACCGCCATGTACAACGCGCTGGCCAGTCGAATGGCGATGCGAAAGGTCACCGACCGGAACGCCATATGGGTGGGCATGGACGCGGCGGCATGAAGATGCTGGCGCTTGCAGACAGCAATGGCGACAAGGCCGTGACACAAGCCGAATTTCGAAAAGCAGCTGAAGTGCGCTTTGCCAAGGCCGATACAGATAATGACGGGACCATCACTGCCGCAGAGCGTAAGTCAATGCGCAAGGACCGCTGGGACCGCCGCCCGCCGCCACCTGAAAGTGGCGCAAAATAA
- a CDS encoding FecR domain-containing protein: MPRLATAILGLVLSLCATTGAAAQNEDAPIRYVVRKGDTLIGLGDRYFRTPQSYKIVQRQNRIANPYAIPIGKILSIPRSLLKYRPASAEIIAVRGQVTQDNSAATTGQKLQEGTAITTGPSSFATMVLDDGSRISLPSNSAIRIRRLRTYLLGNILDYDFDVARGGIRSSVVKQKSPDDSYRVRTPKAVSAVRGTDFQSRYDADTQNDFAEVVEGGLSVDTGGENARALPAGNGLAVKADGGVLTEALLPAPELLTPGKLQADKIVRFAAALSGPIRYTIATDSGFIEQIADSIVQDGKAEFADLPNGNYFVRARAISAAGLQGIPATFTFKRRLNSVTGSAGKEKDGFVFRWRAEGDGPQKFHFQLFRNAVTNVAMVDEAGLDSMMITLSDLPPADYYWRVGSTQYADGEASTSWTPIEKITVAGP, encoded by the coding sequence ATGCCACGGCTTGCAACTGCAATTTTGGGTTTAGTACTAAGCCTTTGTGCAACAACCGGGGCGGCAGCGCAGAATGAGGATGCGCCAATTCGCTATGTCGTCCGCAAGGGTGATACGCTGATCGGGCTGGGCGACCGCTATTTCCGTACTCCGCAAAGCTACAAGATTGTGCAGCGGCAGAACCGGATCGCCAATCCCTATGCGATTCCCATCGGCAAGATCCTGTCCATTCCACGGAGCCTGCTGAAATACCGGCCGGCCTCTGCCGAAATCATTGCGGTGCGCGGTCAGGTCACACAGGACAATAGCGCCGCCACGACCGGGCAGAAATTGCAGGAAGGCACTGCGATTACGACGGGGCCGTCATCTTTTGCGACCATGGTGCTCGACGACGGCTCGCGCATTTCCCTGCCCTCCAATAGTGCAATCCGCATCCGGCGTTTACGCACATATCTTCTGGGCAATATCCTCGATTACGACTTCGACGTTGCCCGGGGCGGCATCCGGTCGTCGGTGGTGAAGCAGAAATCGCCCGACGACAGCTACCGCGTCCGCACCCCCAAGGCGGTTTCCGCCGTCCGCGGCACCGATTTCCAATCGCGCTATGATGCCGATACCCAGAATGACTTTGCCGAAGTCGTCGAAGGCGGACTTTCGGTCGACACCGGTGGGGAAAATGCGCGTGCCCTTCCCGCAGGAAATGGCCTCGCAGTCAAAGCCGATGGCGGCGTTCTGACCGAAGCGCTGCTGCCCGCGCCTGAGCTGCTCACGCCCGGAAAACTGCAAGCCGACAAAATAGTCCGCTTCGCAGCCGCCCTGTCCGGACCCATCCGCTACACTATTGCAACCGACTCCGGCTTTATTGAACAGATCGCAGACAGCATCGTGCAGGATGGAAAGGCGGAGTTTGCCGATCTACCCAACGGCAATTACTTCGTCCGTGCCCGCGCCATATCAGCAGCAGGATTGCAGGGAATACCGGCTACATTTACGTTCAAGCGACGCCTGAACAGTGTGACGGGAAGCGCTGGCAAGGAAAAGGACGGATTTGTTTTCCGCTGGCGCGCCGAAGGTGACGGGCCGCAAAAATTCCATTTCCAACTGTTCCGCAACGCCGTCACAAATGTGGCGATGGTCGATGAGGCAGGCTTGGATTCGATGATGATCACCTTGTCCGACCTGCCCCCGGCCGATTATTATTGGCGCGTGGGATCTACCCAATATGCCGATGGCGAAGCGTCCACCAGTTGGACCCCAATCGAGAAAATCACGGTCGCAGGCCCTTGA
- a CDS encoding response regulator — MNKSRPHLLLVDDEASIRDPLGKYLERQGFRVSDAPDASTARSMLLSYDIDLVLLDIMMPGEDGLSLCRHISANDGPPVILLTAKSEETDRIIGLEIGADDYVVKPFSPRELVARVKVVLRRISSGAPKPDRMGEVFSFAGWTLNTAEQSLHDPDGVLIPLSSGEHRMLEALVSRAGHILSRDQLLDLTRGREGGPFDRAIDNQVSRLRRKIEADPKDPQHIKTIWGGGYRFSTEVKRL, encoded by the coding sequence ATGAATAAATCCCGTCCCCATTTGCTGCTTGTCGATGATGAGGCTTCCATCCGCGATCCGCTTGGAAAATATCTGGAGCGGCAAGGCTTTCGCGTTAGCGATGCACCCGATGCGTCGACGGCGCGTTCCATGCTTTTGTCCTATGATATCGACTTGGTCCTTCTGGATATCATGATGCCCGGCGAAGACGGGTTGAGCCTGTGCCGCCATATTTCGGCAAATGATGGGCCACCGGTCATATTACTGACCGCCAAGTCAGAAGAAACGGACCGGATCATTGGCCTGGAAATCGGCGCAGATGATTATGTCGTAAAGCCATTTTCGCCGCGCGAACTCGTCGCGCGTGTCAAAGTTGTATTGCGCCGCATATCGTCGGGCGCACCTAAACCCGACCGGATGGGTGAAGTTTTCAGCTTTGCGGGCTGGACCCTCAATACGGCGGAACAAAGCCTGCATGATCCCGATGGTGTGCTTATCCCACTGTCTTCTGGCGAACATCGTATGCTCGAAGCTCTCGTCAGCCGCGCCGGACATATTCTATCCCGCGACCAGTTGCTTGATCTTACACGCGGCCGGGAGGGTGGCCCGTTTGATCGGGCGATAGACAATCAGGTGAGCCGTCTCCGACGCAAAATTGAAGCAGACCCCAAGGATCCCCAACATATCAAAACTATCTGGGGGGGCGGATATCGCTTTTCCACCGAAGTGAAGCGCCTCTGA
- a CDS encoding CHASE2 domain-containing protein, with translation MNLQRRLAIEWLAIGLFATCLLVATLYWRGTASFDHLLYDQLSAVERPPADGDILIVAIDDPSLSALGKWPWDRDIHARLITKLQQKKPRAIAFDILLSEPGTPESDERLAAAMAAGPAPLFIPLHFNAPGSDGRDYDTILPAPVFVQAAAGIGHVNIQFDDDGIVRHTTLCFTPDKGGKAWPHLITRLFEPTRPQLPKTGCSAPLLIPYAERGSFSEISYADILNGDVPDELVRGKNIIIGATAAGMGDNFPTPNGEGGMLSGVEVMANVLAAARRNDFIRPLSDPWTYALTLAPMWLLMVGFLRFRPRVVLMVSLVSLAGILAISIALLFSRLWFPPGAALLGILLVYPLWGWRRLQAMSVFMDSELRALEQSGEVRPLPIPANQATDMVGRQSEALASAIDHMRDLRRFVSDTLADLPDPMFVTDPGDKVTLTNKLLNESLDKDISGWLLSDALDLMVVAEQRAAVDHYIGQPQAKGQEYVRFVSPADKTFVMRRSEVRSDSGVLHGHIHYLTDITALAKAERDREEVLQLLSHDMRAPQSSIIALLDGPVDADAKKRIERNARRTIQLAQDFVEIARMGETDFAGQDVLLADLVREATDSLWPLARERGISFSVRDTSDSAFVLAEPESLHRAICNLVDNAIKFSPADAVIGIDIGRQDGTNVIVTISDSGDGIEADLLPSLFTRFASTGNHAGRVKGVGLGLAFVHAVITRHNGTVWAGNGENGGARFSFTLPIA, from the coding sequence GTGAATTTGCAGCGTCGCCTTGCGATCGAATGGTTGGCAATCGGACTTTTTGCGACCTGCCTGCTCGTCGCCACACTTTATTGGCGCGGGACGGCTTCGTTCGACCATTTGCTCTATGACCAGCTCAGCGCGGTCGAGCGTCCGCCGGCGGATGGCGACATATTGATTGTCGCCATCGACGATCCCAGCCTGTCCGCGCTCGGCAAATGGCCGTGGGACCGGGATATCCATGCGCGGCTGATTACCAAACTCCAGCAGAAAAAACCGCGCGCCATCGCATTCGACATCCTGTTGAGCGAGCCGGGCACACCGGAATCGGACGAAAGGCTTGCGGCTGCCATGGCGGCTGGCCCCGCGCCGTTGTTCATACCGCTGCATTTCAATGCGCCGGGCAGCGACGGCCGGGACTATGACACGATATTGCCCGCGCCCGTTTTTGTACAAGCGGCGGCAGGGATAGGGCATGTCAACATCCAGTTTGATGACGACGGTATTGTGCGCCACACAACGCTCTGCTTCACGCCGGACAAGGGCGGTAAAGCATGGCCGCATTTGATTACGCGCCTGTTCGAGCCCACGCGCCCGCAACTTCCAAAGACCGGATGTTCCGCACCCCTGCTCATCCCCTATGCCGAGCGGGGAAGCTTCTCCGAAATTTCCTACGCTGACATCTTGAACGGCGATGTGCCCGATGAACTGGTACGCGGCAAAAATATCATCATCGGGGCGACCGCCGCCGGCATGGGTGATAATTTCCCGACGCCCAATGGCGAAGGTGGCATGTTGTCTGGGGTAGAGGTGATGGCCAATGTTCTGGCCGCGGCGCGCCGAAATGACTTCATCCGCCCCCTGTCCGACCCATGGACCTATGCCCTGACGCTTGCGCCTATGTGGTTGTTGATGGTCGGCTTTTTGCGGTTTCGGCCAAGGGTTGTGTTGATGGTTTCCCTTGTTTCGCTGGCAGGGATACTCGCAATCAGCATAGCCCTTTTGTTCAGCCGCCTGTGGTTTCCGCCCGGCGCCGCCCTGCTCGGTATATTATTGGTCTATCCCTTATGGGGATGGCGCCGTTTGCAAGCGATGAGCGTGTTCATGGATTCCGAGTTGCGCGCGCTCGAACAAAGCGGCGAAGTCCGCCCCCTTCCCATCCCCGCAAATCAGGCGACGGATATGGTGGGCCGCCAAAGCGAAGCTCTTGCGAGCGCGATTGACCATATGCGCGACCTGCGTCGCTTTGTGTCGGACACGCTGGCGGATTTACCCGACCCGATGTTTGTGACCGACCCCGGCGACAAGGTCACCCTTACGAACAAATTGCTCAATGAAAGTCTGGACAAAGATATTTCCGGATGGCTGCTGTCCGATGCACTCGACCTGATGGTCGTTGCGGAACAACGCGCGGCAGTCGACCATTATATCGGGCAGCCACAGGCCAAGGGTCAGGAATATGTGCGGTTCGTATCGCCCGCGGACAAGACTTTTGTCATGCGCCGGTCCGAAGTGCGTAGCGATTCAGGCGTACTGCATGGCCATATCCATTATCTGACCGACATAACGGCATTGGCAAAGGCTGAGCGGGATCGGGAGGAGGTGTTGCAACTTCTGTCCCATGACATGCGCGCACCGCAATCATCCATCATCGCCTTGCTCGATGGCCCTGTCGATGCCGATGCCAAGAAACGGATCGAGCGGAACGCCCGGCGGACCATCCAGCTTGCCCAAGACTTTGTCGAAATCGCCCGCATGGGAGAGACCGACTTTGCCGGACAAGACGTCTTGCTCGCAGATCTCGTCCGGGAAGCGACCGACAGTCTATGGCCGCTCGCGCGGGAGCGTGGAATCAGTTTTTCGGTTCGCGACACAAGCGACAGCGCCTTTGTACTGGCCGAACCGGAAAGCCTGCACCGTGCAATCTGCAACCTCGTGGATAATGCCATCAAGTTCAGTCCGGCGGATGCAGTCATCGGCATAGACATTGGCCGGCAGGACGGAACGAACGTGATCGTGACAATATCCGACAGCGGAGACGGGATAGAAGCCGATCTGTTGCCCAGCCTGTTCACCCGATTTGCCTCCACAGGAAATCATGCCGGACGGGTAAAGGGCGTCGGTCTGGGGCTGGCCTTTGTGCATGCTGTTATTACACGGCACAATGGTACGGTCTGGGCGGGGAACGGCGAGAACGGCGGTGCCAGATTCAGCTTCACCCTGCCGATTGCCTAG
- a CDS encoding cytochrome b gives MSFPWANEYKPQNAVTKWVDERLPLPRLVYNAVGAGYPVPRNLNYFWNFGVLAGVALVIQIVTGIVLAMHYYASVDGAFNSVEHIMRDVNAGWFIRYAHMNGASFFFIVVYIHIFRGLFYGSYKAPREMIWLLGVVIFLLMMATAFMGYVLPWGQMSFWGAQVITGFFSAIPLVGEPLRQLLLGGFAPDQAALNRFFSLHYLLPFVIAGVIILHVWALHIPGSSNPTGVSVKAEQDTVPFHPYYTAKDGFGLGIFLIGFVAITFFAPNLLGHPDNYIQANPLSTPAHIVPEWYFLPFYAILKAFTVNFGIPFTGIVLIEAKLMGVLAMFGSILLLFFLPWLDTSPVRSGHYRPLFRKFFWYGLIPSLVVLTYCGAQPPYTQWVVLSQIAAAYYFAHFLIILPIVSRIERPLPLPNSITEAVTGKPLQTATA, from the coding sequence ATGAGCTTCCCTTGGGCAAATGAGTATAAGCCTCAGAACGCGGTAACCAAGTGGGTGGACGAACGTCTCCCCTTGCCCCGCTTGGTGTATAATGCAGTGGGCGCCGGTTATCCGGTTCCACGTAACCTGAACTATTTCTGGAACTTCGGTGTTCTCGCCGGTGTTGCGCTGGTTATCCAGATTGTGACCGGTATTGTTCTGGCCATGCATTATTATGCTAGCGTCGATGGCGCGTTCAACTCGGTTGAGCACATCATGCGTGACGTAAATGCCGGTTGGTTCATCCGCTACGCGCATATGAACGGCGCCAGCTTCTTCTTCATCGTGGTCTACATCCATATTTTCCGCGGCCTTTTCTACGGTTCGTACAAAGCTCCGCGTGAAATGATCTGGTTGCTGGGCGTAGTGATCTTCCTGCTTATGATGGCTACGGCATTCATGGGCTACGTGCTTCCATGGGGCCAGATGAGCTTCTGGGGTGCGCAGGTAATTACGGGTTTCTTCTCCGCCATTCCGTTGGTTGGCGAACCGTTGCGCCAGTTGCTGCTTGGCGGCTTTGCGCCTGACCAGGCCGCGCTGAACCGCTTCTTCTCGCTGCACTACCTCCTGCCCTTCGTGATTGCTGGTGTGATCATCCTGCACGTTTGGGCGCTGCACATCCCAGGGTCTTCGAACCCTACGGGTGTCAGCGTAAAGGCCGAACAGGACACTGTTCCCTTCCACCCCTATTACACAGCAAAGGACGGCTTCGGATTGGGCATATTCCTGATCGGTTTCGTCGCCATCACATTTTTTGCACCGAACCTGCTTGGCCATCCGGACAACTATATCCAGGCTAACCCGCTGTCGACGCCGGCACACATCGTTCCCGAATGGTATTTCTTGCCGTTCTACGCGATCCTGAAGGCGTTCACCGTGAACTTCGGCATTCCCTTCACCGGCATCGTGCTGATTGAAGCGAAGCTGATGGGCGTGCTTGCCATGTTCGGTTCGATCCTGTTGCTGTTCTTCCTGCCTTGGCTGGATACATCGCCGGTGCGTTCGGGCCATTATCGTCCGCTGTTCCGCAAGTTCTTCTGGTATGGCCTCATTCCGAGCCTTGTCGTGCTGACCTATTGCGGTGCGCAACCTCCTTACACCCAGTGGGTTGTACTGAGCCAGATCGCAGCAGCCTATTACTTCGCTCACTTCTTGATCATCCTGCCTATCGTTTCGCGTATCGAACGGCCGCTTCCGCTGCCAAATTCGATCACCGAAGCCGTGACAGGAAAGCCGCTTCAAACGGCGACCGCGTAA
- a CDS encoding cytochrome c1: MVRLIAFLVGVFFSGMLLIGLGDTIIGAIKEPAVPTAEHEFHKMPLAEKFPHDGPLGKYNKGQLQRGLKVYSEVCSACHSLKLVSFRDFAALGYNEEQVKAIAKGWKTEVPSINPETGEPATRPGIPADRIPSPFPNEVAARAANNNALPPDLSLITKARADGPAYVYSLLIGYEETQPAELLKKFPDAKTPDGLHYNPYFANLNIAMAAPLAADDQVTYDDGTKATKAQMAKDVAAFLTWTAEPKMENRKSAGWAALIFLIIFTGLAWMSYKSIWADKKH, translated from the coding sequence ATGGTTCGTTTAATTGCTTTTTTGGTAGGCGTGTTTTTCAGCGGAATGCTGCTGATCGGCCTTGGGGACACCATCATTGGTGCAATCAAGGAACCTGCCGTTCCAACTGCCGAGCATGAATTCCATAAAATGCCGCTTGCGGAAAAATTCCCGCACGACGGTCCGCTGGGCAAATATAACAAGGGACAGCTGCAGCGCGGCCTTAAGGTATATTCGGAAGTATGTTCGGCATGCCACAGCTTGAAGCTTGTATCCTTCCGTGACTTTGCAGCCTTGGGCTACAATGAAGAACAGGTGAAGGCGATCGCCAAGGGTTGGAAGACCGAGGTTCCCTCGATCAACCCTGAAACGGGTGAGCCTGCTACACGGCCTGGTATCCCTGCCGACCGTATTCCTTCACCCTTCCCGAACGAAGTTGCTGCTCGCGCCGCGAACAACAATGCGCTTCCGCCTGATCTTTCACTGATCACCAAGGCGCGTGCGGATGGCCCAGCCTATGTGTATTCGTTGCTGATCGGCTATGAGGAAACTCAGCCTGCGGAATTGCTGAAGAAGTTCCCGGATGCAAAGACTCCCGACGGGCTGCACTACAACCCCTATTTCGCGAACCTCAACATCGCGATGGCCGCACCTTTGGCCGCTGACGACCAAGTCACCTATGACGATGGTACGAAGGCAACCAAGGCTCAGATGGCCAAGGACGTTGCCGCATTCCTGACCTGGACGGCTGAGCCGAAGATGGAAAACCGTAAGAGCGCAGGTTGGGCAGCCCTGATCTTCCTTATTATCTTCACTGGGCTTGCATGGATGTCTTACAAGAGCATCTGGGCCGACAAAAAGCATTGA